One genomic window of Trichlorobacter lovleyi includes the following:
- a CDS encoding class I SAM-dependent rRNA methyltransferase, which yields MTRISLKKNEDRRIKAGHPWVFSNEIGRIEGAPEPGAACELFDVSGNFIGSGYHNPHSLIAVRLLSRQPEDIDSVGFFEERIAAALAHRRSLYPQLETFRLVYGESDFLPGLVVDKYGDYLSLQLLSAGMDRRRGLILEALQRLLSPKGIIARNDVAVRTMEGMTEGVELLQGTIPDAVLMEENSLRFEVDLRNGQKTGGFLDQKENHLLLQGISKDKEVLDCFCYSGSWASHAGFFGARSVLGLDISERAVALAGRNAALNGLSDRVAFEECDAFDRLRSLKLEGRSFGVVVMDPPAFVKNRKNLAEATKGYITINRRALELLEPGGYLISCSCSYHMGREPFREMLATSARQAKREVRLVTARSQAPDHPVLLSFPESEYLKCVVLQAL from the coding sequence GTGACCAGAATCAGCCTTAAAAAGAATGAAGACCGGCGGATCAAGGCTGGACACCCCTGGGTGTTCAGTAACGAGATCGGCCGGATTGAAGGAGCCCCGGAACCGGGTGCCGCCTGTGAACTGTTTGATGTCAGCGGTAATTTTATCGGCAGCGGTTACCATAACCCCCACTCCCTGATTGCGGTCCGTTTGCTTTCCCGGCAGCCCGAGGATATTGACTCGGTCGGTTTTTTTGAAGAGCGGATTGCCGCGGCCCTGGCCCATCGTCGCAGTCTGTATCCGCAGCTGGAAACCTTCCGGCTGGTCTATGGCGAGTCCGATTTTCTGCCCGGCCTGGTGGTTGACAAGTACGGCGACTACCTCTCGCTGCAATTGCTGTCTGCCGGTATGGACAGACGGCGCGGCCTGATCCTGGAGGCGCTGCAGCGGCTGCTGTCCCCCAAGGGGATTATTGCCCGTAATGATGTGGCGGTACGTACCATGGAGGGGATGACGGAAGGGGTGGAACTGCTGCAGGGGACCATCCCGGACGCTGTGCTGATGGAGGAAAACAGCCTGCGTTTTGAGGTGGATCTGCGTAACGGTCAGAAGACCGGCGGTTTTCTGGATCAGAAGGAAAACCACCTGCTGCTGCAGGGGATCTCGAAAGATAAAGAAGTGCTGGACTGCTTCTGCTACAGCGGCAGCTGGGCCAGCCACGCCGGCTTTTTCGGGGCCCGCTCAGTGCTGGGGCTGGATATCTCCGAGCGTGCCGTTGCCCTGGCCGGCAGGAACGCCGCCTTAAACGGCCTGTCGGACCGGGTCGCTTTTGAGGAGTGCGATGCCTTTGACCGGCTGCGCTCCCTTAAGCTGGAAGGGCGCAGCTTTGGCGTGGTGGTGATGGACCCGCCCGCCTTTGTCAAAAACCGCAAGAACCTGGCCGAGGCCACCAAGGGGTACATCACCATCAACCGCCGTGCCCTGGAGCTGCTGGAACCGGGCGGATATCTGATCAGCTGTTCCTGTTCCTATCATATGGGGCGGGAACCGTTCCGCGAGATGCTGGCCACTTCCGCCCGGCAGGCCAAGCGTGAGGTGCGGCTGGTGACCGCCCGCTCACAGGCCCCGGATCATCCGGTCCTGCTGTCATTCCCGGAATCGGAATACCTCAAGTGTGTGGTGCTGCAAGCGCTTTAA
- a CDS encoding adenine phosphoribosyltransferase yields the protein MEDLKLSIRDIPDFPKKGIIFKDITTLLQDAKSFTRMIDMIANRYIGQRIDKVVGVEARGFLIGAALAYRLGAGVVLVRKPGKLPSETFSKTYDLEYGTDTLEIHKDAIKPGEKILIADDLLATGGTMAAVVDMVTKMQGEIVECCFMTELTFLDGRKKLPEGKVYSLMQF from the coding sequence ATGGAAGACCTGAAACTCAGCATTCGCGACATTCCCGATTTCCCCAAAAAGGGTATTATTTTCAAAGACATCACCACCCTGCTGCAGGATGCGAAGTCTTTTACCCGGATGATCGACATGATCGCCAACCGCTACATCGGCCAGCGGATCGACAAGGTGGTGGGTGTTGAGGCACGGGGGTTCCTGATTGGCGCAGCTCTGGCGTACCGCCTGGGTGCCGGGGTTGTACTGGTCCGCAAACCGGGCAAGCTGCCTTCCGAAACCTTCAGCAAGACCTACGACCTGGAATATGGCACCGACACCCTTGAGATCCATAAAGATGCCATCAAACCAGGCGAAAAGATTCTGATAGCCGACGACCTGCTGGCAACCGGCGGCACCATGGCCGCTGTGGTGGATATGGTCACCAAGATGCAGGGCGAGATCGTGGAATGCTGCTTTATGACCGAACTGACCTTCCTGGACGGCCGCAAAAAACTGCCTGAAGGAAAGGTTTACTCTCTGATGCAATTCTGA
- a CDS encoding YkgJ family cysteine cluster protein, with product MAQPLENYHRLLEKVDQLCEGITTLLGDALTCHAGCSSCCISISVFPVEAAALIEAAGQLPPEQYQQLKQHLCNPQDGERCPLLLDDRCLLYRARPIICRTHGLPILITEETVRRVDVCPLNCTGMERIPGGALIDLERLNSLLVSVNVLYLREFGIKLPDRIPLASLGEMLP from the coding sequence ATGGCCCAGCCGCTTGAAAACTATCACCGCCTGTTGGAGAAGGTGGATCAACTCTGTGAGGGGATCACCACGTTGTTGGGTGATGCCCTGACCTGCCACGCCGGTTGTTCTTCCTGCTGTATCAGTATCTCGGTCTTTCCCGTTGAGGCGGCGGCGCTGATTGAGGCTGCCGGACAGCTGCCGCCGGAACAGTATCAACAGCTGAAACAGCATCTGTGCAATCCTCAGGATGGGGAGCGTTGCCCGCTCCTGCTTGACGATCGCTGCCTGTTGTACCGGGCCCGCCCGATTATCTGCCGCACCCATGGACTGCCGATCCTGATCACTGAAGAGACGGTCCGCCGGGTGGATGTCTGCCCGCTTAACTGTACCGGTATGGAACGGATCCCTGGTGGTGCCTTGATTGACCTGGAGCGCCTTAACTCACTGCTGGTCTCCGTCAATGTACTCTACCTGCGTGAATTCGGCATCAAGCTGCCGGATCGCATCCCCCTTGCCTCCCTTGGAGAAATGTTGCCGTGA
- the brig1 gene encoding anti-phage DNA glycosylase Brig1, whose protein sequence is MDRENQFDITNWLQAWDKEIKKWDIDPFGYYAKHPLSGCYTGKKARAVQPDCLPEPYLGDPLKKHSVIFLNLNPGPTCDNFQGLAGRYTNRVREVGYSEWAKCLPYNPVTNTIDVETVYDNKRHEGGEDFWSNRNRWINEITGYEHGAKDPAPFCLELFPFHSDKWGSLDLEQAKGWLEEWVLKPAVCLVKDAEIPAVMCVGKSFERFFREVMGLAPELSFSSADEHIHENWPLKNTLHPVNRSFSKFRVLGGTFVVTWHSGGNKLPGTIFKQVCQRVIYN, encoded by the coding sequence TTGGATCGAGAAAACCAATTTGACATTACCAATTGGCTACAGGCATGGGACAAAGAAATCAAGAAATGGGATATTGACCCGTTTGGGTATTATGCCAAACATCCTCTCAGTGGCTGCTATACCGGTAAAAAAGCAAGAGCAGTGCAACCCGATTGCTTGCCTGAACCGTATCTTGGGGACCCGTTAAAAAAGCATAGTGTCATATTCCTCAACTTGAACCCTGGACCGACATGCGATAACTTTCAAGGGCTCGCCGGTAGATACACAAATCGTGTAAGGGAGGTCGGCTACAGCGAGTGGGCAAAGTGTCTGCCCTATAATCCTGTCACGAACACTATTGATGTGGAAACAGTTTATGACAACAAAAGACACGAGGGAGGCGAAGACTTCTGGAGTAATCGTAATCGCTGGATTAATGAGATAACCGGATATGAGCATGGAGCAAAGGACCCTGCTCCATTTTGCCTCGAACTGTTTCCATTCCATAGCGACAAATGGGGTAGTTTAGACTTAGAACAAGCTAAGGGGTGGTTAGAGGAATGGGTTTTGAAGCCCGCAGTCTGCCTAGTTAAGGACGCCGAAATTCCTGCAGTGATGTGCGTTGGAAAGAGTTTTGAACGTTTTTTCCGTGAAGTAATGGGGCTTGCACCGGAACTTAGTTTTTCCTCTGCTGATGAACATATTCATGAGAATTGGCCATTAAAGAACACTCTACATCCCGTCAACCGTTCCTTTTCCAAGTTTAGAGTATTGGGCGGCACTTTCGTCGTTACTTGGCATTCTGGTGGTAATAAATTGCCGGGGACTATCTTTAAACAAGTGTGCCAACGTGTCATTTACAATTGA
- a CDS encoding NAD(P)H-quinone oxidoreductase: MKAVLMEGFGGVEVLKVGEAEKPVPAEGQVLVKVIATTINRPDLVQREGKYPPPPGDSEILGLEVAGTIEELGPGVEGWQVGQRVMSLVGGGACAEYAVAYASHLMPIPESMSFEEAACVCESYITAFSNLFMIGGLKDKNTVIIHGGGGGVNMAGVQLCKALVPETRIIVTSHPSKLERVKAMGVDLVVDFTTTPDFSEAVKEFTNKKGADVILDHVGAKYLAPNMNSLAYAGRLVIIGIISGIKAELNLALMMVKRQQIIGSVLRSRPVKDKAAIVAEFTKTALPKFADRTIVPIIEKVFSIDEVVEAHRMMEEDKHFGKIVLKIQ, encoded by the coding sequence ATGAAGGCAGTCTTGATGGAGGGTTTTGGCGGGGTTGAGGTGTTGAAGGTGGGGGAGGCTGAAAAGCCGGTTCCTGCTGAAGGTCAGGTGCTGGTCAAGGTGATTGCCACCACCATTAACCGTCCTGATCTGGTGCAGCGCGAAGGCAAGTACCCGCCACCTCCCGGTGACTCTGAAATTCTCGGCCTTGAAGTGGCGGGCACCATCGAAGAGCTCGGTCCCGGCGTGGAGGGCTGGCAGGTGGGCCAGCGGGTTATGTCGCTGGTGGGCGGCGGCGCCTGTGCCGAATATGCCGTGGCCTATGCCAGTCACCTGATGCCGATTCCGGAGTCGATGTCCTTTGAAGAGGCTGCCTGCGTCTGCGAATCCTATATCACCGCCTTCTCCAACCTGTTCATGATCGGTGGCCTGAAGGACAAGAACACTGTCATCATCCATGGCGGCGGCGGCGGGGTCAATATGGCCGGTGTACAGCTCTGCAAGGCGCTGGTGCCGGAAACCAGGATCATTGTCACCTCGCACCCCAGTAAGCTTGAGCGGGTCAAGGCGATGGGGGTTGACCTGGTGGTTGACTTCACCACCACCCCTGACTTTTCCGAGGCGGTCAAGGAGTTCACCAACAAGAAGGGGGCGGACGTGATCCTGGACCATGTCGGTGCCAAGTATCTGGCCCCCAACATGAACTCGCTGGCCTATGCCGGTCGTCTGGTGATCATCGGTATCATCAGCGGCATCAAGGCAGAACTGAACCTGGCCCTGATGATGGTCAAGCGCCAGCAGATCATCGGCTCTGTCCTGCGTTCCCGTCCGGTCAAGGATAAGGCGGCCATTGTGGCTGAATTTACCAAGACGGCCCTGCCGAAATTTGCCGACCGCACCATCGTGCCGATCATCGAAAAGGTCTTCAGTATTGATGAGGTGGTTGAGGCGCACCGGATGATGGAAGAGGATAAACACTTCGGCAAGATTGTGCTGAAGATCCAGTAA
- the surE gene encoding 5'/3'-nucleotidase SurE, translating into MQIMVTNDDGIGAPGIKALADALAELGDVTVVAPDRERSAAGHSLTLHAPLRVFELRKGWYAVDGTPTDCVNMGLHSLLPSPPDLVVSGINHGSNMGDDVTYSGTVAAAMEANLMGIPSLAVSLATYGATEHFPDAAKVALQVCRAMIRQGLPADTFLNLNIPNLPFAEIKVPLITRQGKRSFVGKIVDKIDPRGRKYYWIGSEEPSFADDEGTDYNAVGKGHPSLTPLHLDLTNHRALETLKQWQLA; encoded by the coding sequence ATGCAGATTATGGTCACCAACGATGACGGTATCGGAGCACCAGGCATCAAGGCCCTGGCTGACGCACTGGCAGAACTGGGCGATGTTACGGTGGTGGCACCGGACCGTGAACGCAGTGCTGCCGGGCATTCCCTGACCCTGCACGCTCCCCTGCGGGTCTTTGAGCTACGCAAAGGCTGGTATGCCGTGGACGGCACCCCCACCGACTGCGTCAACATGGGCCTGCACAGCCTGCTTCCTTCCCCCCCCGATCTGGTGGTCTCCGGCATCAACCATGGCAGCAATATGGGCGATGACGTGACCTACTCCGGCACGGTGGCGGCAGCCATGGAGGCCAATCTGATGGGCATCCCGTCGCTGGCGGTCTCACTGGCCACCTACGGCGCCACCGAGCATTTCCCCGATGCCGCCAAGGTGGCGCTGCAGGTCTGCCGTGCCATGATCAGGCAGGGACTGCCGGCCGATACCTTTCTTAACCTAAATATCCCCAACCTGCCTTTTGCGGAGATCAAGGTTCCGCTGATCACCCGCCAGGGCAAACGGTCTTTTGTGGGCAAGATTGTGGACAAGATCGACCCCCGAGGCCGCAAGTATTACTGGATCGGCAGCGAAGAACCCAGCTTTGCCGATGACGAAGGGACCGACTACAACGCCGTCGGCAAGGGCCACCCCTCCCTTACCCCGCTGCACCTCGACCTGACCAACCACCGGGCGCTGGAGACCCTGAAACAATGGCAACTCGCCTGA
- a CDS encoding caspase family protein — MLHRLLTIIAVSLIPVLAQASELAGSSKKSIEPADRGLSRVETPRDSRKRIALVVGNGQYASSPLKNPVSDARAMAATLRRLGFEVDEQINLGYMPFNEAIEAFGNKLKPGGIGLFYYAGHGMQVQGANYLIPVDATIRTENEVRYKAIDAGLILAKMESAKSDVNIVVLDACRDNPFARSFRSASKGLAQIDAPTGTIIAYATSPGKTASDGKGKNGTYTEALIQAMESPDLKVEEVFKRVRRLVLDKTNNVQVPWESSSLVGDFRFIRTGTVSSANSSQQSAQAINQPSPPSKEAEDLDELIARAEAEERAKREDLERITADLAKYEKIVASSKGSELRQVAWKALSQKYPEANRVPQYDVTAFLAQKGLYLEDGRVVTADQKKRIEAERTAKIAQEREEARKKELLANQRTVRTGNYHVQGKNPNGSSYSGSVVISKNGDTYFLVWKISSSTYSGSGTLADKTLTVEWGDSSPVIYHLENDGRLVGTWAKGTALETLTPLQ, encoded by the coding sequence ATGCTCCACCGATTGCTTACTATCATTGCCGTCAGCCTGATTCCTGTTCTTGCTCAGGCATCAGAACTTGCCGGTTCTTCTAAAAAATCAATTGAACCAGCTGATCGTGGACTTTCGCGGGTCGAAACCCCACGTGACAGTCGCAAACGCATCGCCCTGGTGGTCGGCAACGGCCAGTACGCCTCGAGCCCCCTTAAAAACCCGGTTAGCGACGCACGCGCCATGGCTGCAACGCTCCGCAGGCTCGGATTCGAGGTGGATGAGCAGATCAATCTCGGCTATATGCCCTTCAATGAAGCGATCGAGGCCTTCGGCAACAAACTGAAACCCGGCGGTATCGGGCTCTTCTACTATGCGGGACACGGCATGCAGGTGCAGGGCGCCAACTATCTCATTCCTGTCGATGCGACGATTCGTACCGAAAACGAGGTGCGCTACAAGGCCATAGATGCCGGATTGATCCTGGCCAAGATGGAAAGCGCCAAGAGCGACGTCAATATCGTGGTTCTCGATGCATGTCGTGACAACCCTTTTGCCCGAAGTTTCCGCTCTGCCAGCAAGGGTCTGGCCCAGATTGACGCACCAACCGGGACGATCATCGCCTATGCAACCTCACCAGGCAAAACGGCCAGCGACGGCAAAGGAAAGAACGGCACCTATACCGAGGCGCTCATCCAGGCAATGGAAAGCCCTGACCTGAAGGTTGAGGAGGTCTTTAAGCGGGTTCGCAGGCTGGTTTTGGACAAGACCAACAACGTTCAGGTCCCGTGGGAGTCTTCATCACTGGTGGGTGACTTCCGCTTCATCCGCACGGGCACGGTCTCTTCGGCCAACAGCAGCCAGCAGTCGGCGCAGGCTATCAACCAGCCCTCCCCCCCTTCCAAAGAGGCGGAGGACCTGGATGAGCTCATCGCCCGCGCCGAGGCTGAAGAACGAGCAAAACGCGAGGATCTGGAGCGGATTACTGCCGATCTCGCCAAATATGAAAAAATAGTCGCGTCGTCCAAAGGCAGTGAGCTGAGACAGGTTGCCTGGAAGGCCCTATCCCAAAAATATCCCGAGGCAAACAGGGTGCCGCAGTATGACGTCACCGCCTTTCTGGCACAGAAGGGTCTGTATCTCGAAGATGGCCGCGTGGTAACGGCCGACCAGAAAAAAAGAATCGAAGCGGAACGGACGGCAAAGATCGCCCAGGAACGGGAAGAGGCCCGCAAGAAAGAGCTGTTAGCCAATCAAAGGACGGTGCGTACCGGCAATTACCATGTCCAGGGTAAAAACCCGAACGGCTCCAGTTACAGTGGTAGCGTTGTCATTTCAAAAAACGGTGACACCTACTTCCTGGTCTGGAAGATCAGCAGTTCAACCTACTCAGGAAGCGGCACGTTGGCAGACAAGACCCTCACCGTTGAATGGGGGGACTCATCACCGGTTATTTACCACCTTGAAAATGACGGTCGCCTTGTCGGCACCTGGGCTAAGGGCACCGCACTGGAAACCCTAACCCCGCTGCAGTAA
- a CDS encoding protein-L-isoaspartate(D-aspartate) O-methyltransferase has product MVQEQIVGRGITTPRLLEVFQKVPRHLFVQEAMAVQAYSDGPLPIGEKQTISQPYIVALMTDLLELTGNDHVLEIGTGSGYQTAILASLVRRVWTIERIRPLAMQARKVLDALHLLNVNIKVGDGTLGWPEEGPFDAILVTAGAPAIPETLAAQLAPGGRLVIPVGDEANQTLLRIRKAPDGTLTQETGIGCRFVPLIGQQGWQLNS; this is encoded by the coding sequence ATGGTGCAGGAGCAGATCGTTGGTCGCGGCATTACCACCCCTCGCCTGCTTGAAGTCTTCCAGAAGGTCCCCCGTCACCTGTTCGTGCAGGAAGCCATGGCTGTCCAGGCCTACAGTGACGGCCCTTTGCCGATCGGCGAAAAGCAAACCATCTCACAACCCTACATTGTCGCACTGATGACCGATCTGCTGGAGCTGACCGGCAATGACCACGTGCTTGAGATCGGCACCGGTTCAGGCTATCAAACCGCCATCCTTGCCAGCCTGGTCAGACGGGTCTGGACCATCGAGCGGATTCGCCCCCTGGCCATGCAGGCCCGCAAGGTGCTTGACGCGCTGCACCTGCTGAACGTCAATATCAAGGTTGGTGACGGCACCCTGGGCTGGCCGGAGGAGGGCCCCTTTGACGCCATTCTGGTCACTGCCGGTGCCCCGGCAATCCCGGAGACCCTGGCCGCCCAGCTGGCGCCGGGAGGACGGCTGGTCATACCGGTCGGTGACGAGGCGAACCAGACCCTGCTCCGGATTCGCAAGGCGCCAGATGGGACCCTGACCCAGGAAACCGGTATCGGCTGCCGCTTTGTCCCGTTGATTGGCCAACAGGGCTGGCAGCTCAACAGTTGA
- a CDS encoding sigma-70 family RNA polymerase sigma factor — protein MSLDTPHQEPFLDAPGLDDEQEPPVDFVAAIEAEEDPTLEVDELPALVEQIPLDDPVKIYLRDIQRTPLLSAEAEKELARQVEQGDKAARNKMIEANLRLVVKIAKRYLNRGLPFLDLIEEGNLGLMKAVERFSLEKECRFSTYATWWIRQSIERALVNQSRTIRLPVHVSDDISRMLKISRQLSQELHREPSVQELAEAMQIKPLHIRKLMILLRRTCSMDVPIGEGNDFFLVDTIEDANAVSPAELLENIDRYELIAEHFDQLSENERTILGLRFGLDDQDPQTLDTIGQSFGVTRERIRQIEAKSLEKLKALAKSSK, from the coding sequence ATGTCGCTTGACACGCCCCACCAGGAACCGTTTTTGGATGCACCAGGTCTGGATGACGAACAGGAACCACCGGTTGACTTTGTTGCCGCCATTGAAGCGGAAGAAGACCCCACACTTGAAGTTGACGAGCTGCCGGCCCTGGTGGAGCAGATCCCCCTTGATGACCCGGTCAAGATCTACCTGCGGGACATCCAGCGCACCCCCTTGTTGAGCGCAGAAGCCGAGAAGGAACTGGCCCGTCAGGTTGAACAGGGAGACAAGGCAGCCCGCAACAAGATGATTGAGGCCAACCTGCGGCTGGTGGTCAAGATTGCCAAGCGCTACCTGAACCGCGGCCTGCCGTTCCTTGACCTGATTGAAGAAGGCAACCTGGGCCTGATGAAGGCGGTCGAACGGTTCTCACTTGAAAAGGAATGCCGGTTTTCAACCTACGCAACCTGGTGGATCCGCCAATCAATTGAGCGTGCCCTGGTCAACCAATCCAGAACCATCAGGCTTCCGGTCCATGTGTCTGACGACATAAGCCGCATGCTCAAGATATCGCGCCAGCTTTCACAGGAACTGCACCGGGAACCATCGGTGCAGGAACTGGCGGAGGCCATGCAGATCAAACCACTGCATATCCGTAAACTGATGATCCTGTTGCGGCGGACCTGTTCCATGGATGTGCCGATTGGTGAGGGGAACGACTTTTTCCTGGTGGACACCATCGAAGACGCCAACGCGGTTTCTCCTGCCGAGCTGCTCGAAAACATTGACCGCTATGAGCTGATAGCCGAACATTTTGATCAGCTGAGCGAGAACGAACGCACCATCCTGGGGCTTCGCTTCGGTCTTGATGACCAGGACCCCCAGACCCTGGACACCATCGGCCAGAGTTTCGGCGTCACCCGTGAACGGATTCGTCAAATCGAGGCGAAATCACTTGAAAAACTAAAGGCCCTGGCCAAATCATCGAAATAG
- a CDS encoding mucoidy inhibitor MuiA family protein codes for MQILSLPALCLGLLLPVSVFAAPAARIPAQATISAVTVYQDRAQVTRSVSVALKPGSQIIAVEGLPVLLQDDSVRVDAKGTARATITGIEVKRSFLTQTADKRVKEIEAELRQLERKLGGLDARKAGLVAQKGFVDSIKVAWGERISQQLAIGKPTSAELNEAMGFVGSNTVKVEDQQREIEQEKQVIKEQIDALKRKKQEAAGSYRKESKTVEVAVETSREGKLTLDLSGVVNQATWEPGYDVRLAQDGTSAELTYRAQVRQQTGEDWSNVPLTLSTARPASGGAPPTLYPWRISFYRPMPMAMPAAAPIRNFKKAARPVMAESMKADMAMEEEEPAPAAFQTAQAAAEGTSIAFKIPKPVDIPSDNTRHSTVIALEKLPVSTEYSSVPKLAAVAYLTAELVNKAGWPLLPGTVKIFSGNTFVGSAEMKQVASGEKFTLPFGSDDQITVKREELKQHKEAGLFGKNRMGYRSTVTVTNFRKEPQTISIKDQLPLAGDNEITVSLEEPTLPPTEKKDDGTLIWKMKLAAGEKKVFSYEIVVEYPKDREVTGL; via the coding sequence ATGCAGATCCTTTCCCTGCCGGCATTATGTCTGGGGCTGTTGTTGCCCGTATCCGTGTTTGCAGCACCGGCGGCACGTATACCGGCACAGGCCACCATCAGTGCGGTTACAGTCTATCAGGACCGGGCCCAGGTTACCCGCAGCGTATCAGTCGCATTGAAACCGGGCAGTCAGATCATTGCGGTTGAAGGGTTGCCGGTGCTGCTGCAGGACGATTCGGTGCGGGTCGATGCCAAGGGAACGGCACGGGCCACCATCACCGGTATTGAGGTCAAGCGCAGTTTTCTGACCCAGACGGCCGACAAGCGGGTCAAGGAGATTGAGGCGGAACTGCGGCAGCTTGAGCGCAAGCTGGGTGGCCTTGATGCCAGAAAGGCCGGCCTGGTTGCCCAAAAGGGCTTTGTTGATTCGATCAAGGTGGCCTGGGGAGAACGGATCTCGCAGCAACTGGCCATCGGCAAGCCGACCAGCGCCGAGCTGAATGAGGCCATGGGCTTTGTGGGCAGCAACACCGTCAAGGTTGAAGATCAGCAGCGTGAGATTGAGCAGGAAAAGCAGGTCATCAAAGAGCAGATCGATGCCCTGAAGCGAAAGAAGCAGGAGGCAGCCGGATCATATCGCAAGGAGAGCAAGACCGTTGAAGTGGCGGTTGAAACCTCCAGGGAAGGCAAGCTGACCCTGGACCTGTCCGGGGTGGTCAATCAGGCCACTTGGGAGCCGGGCTACGATGTGCGCCTTGCCCAGGATGGCACCAGCGCCGAGCTGACCTACCGTGCCCAGGTTCGCCAGCAGACCGGTGAAGACTGGAGCAATGTGCCGCTGACCCTTTCCACGGCGCGCCCGGCCAGTGGTGGCGCCCCGCCCACCCTCTACCCCTGGCGGATCTCCTTCTATCGCCCCATGCCGATGGCCATGCCAGCTGCCGCACCAATCCGCAACTTCAAAAAGGCGGCCAGGCCCGTGATGGCAGAGAGTATGAAGGCCGATATGGCGATGGAGGAGGAAGAACCTGCTCCGGCGGCCTTCCAGACTGCCCAGGCAGCTGCAGAAGGGACCTCAATCGCATTCAAAATCCCCAAACCGGTTGATATCCCCTCCGACAACACCCGCCACAGCACGGTGATCGCGTTGGAAAAACTGCCGGTCAGCACCGAGTACAGCAGCGTGCCCAAGCTGGCAGCGGTTGCCTATCTGACTGCCGAACTGGTTAACAAGGCCGGCTGGCCGTTGCTGCCGGGAACCGTCAAGATCTTCAGCGGCAACACCTTTGTGGGCAGTGCCGAGATGAAGCAGGTGGCCTCGGGTGAAAAGTTCACCCTCCCCTTTGGCAGCGACGATCAGATCACGGTCAAGCGGGAAGAGCTGAAGCAGCACAAAGAGGCCGGCCTGTTCGGCAAAAACCGGATGGGCTACCGCTCAACCGTCACCGTTACCAACTTCCGCAAAGAGCCCCAGACCATCAGCATCAAGGATCAACTGCCGCTGGCTGGCGACAACGAGATCACGGTCAGCCTGGAAGAACCGACCCTGCCACCGACCGAGAAAAAGGATGACGGGACGCTGATCTGGAAGATGAAGCTGGCAGCAGGCGAGAAGAAGGTATTCAGTTACGAGATTGTGGTGGAATATCCCAAGGACAGGGAAGTTACGGGGCTGTAA